TCTTTTTCTGTAAGTAACAATAACCGAGTCTTCTCTTCGTTTGCTTTCCCCCACATCACAGCGTAAAAACCTATCGTTATCAAAAGTCCTCCAATCAAACTGCATACATAAGCAAAAAATAGAAACGATTAGACTTTCAAATTACAAATAAGTGAATTGATACTATTTGCGCATATACCATCCGAGATATAGAGAATCTCCGAGAAAAATTGCGCTCATAATCACCGCTATTAAAATCGACAATGGCTTAAATATGGCCAAGTAAAGAGGTCCTTTGTAACGCACTGTCCATGAATGAATTACGTAGTATACTGGAGTGAATATTCCCTGACATGTTTACAAACTCAATTTTAAGATCAAAACGGAGGAAGtttggttttaacttttaaaactcAATATAGAGCGTACGTACCATAGCTAGAATGCATATCAAAGTAATATCAAATCGAATGATCCAAACGCTTGGATTGTTCCTCTCGACTACGAGTCCAGTCAAGGAGGTGATGATTGAAACGAACAGAGTATAGAAAAATGATACTGTAAATGCTGCTGGATATTCAGACATTATATGTGCCTGCCCAAAATCAGCGtatataaacttatttttcaAAGTAGAAACCGATCATTAGTTGATATAGGTTTCATAGTTCTATTgactatatatgttttttttttttttttgatcaaatactatatatgttttcttttttgagaaaatgACTATATATGTTTAAGTATGCATTTCTTGTTAAGGAGTCACCGGTAATCAAGACTAGTATACAACATTTTCctctttttcttataatttgcACATAAAGTTGTAAATCAGTATCATTAGAACTTTACACCAAAACCATCTAGGCGAATATTTACTCACATGCCGGGTCCAGAACACAAGCGGACAAATCAAAGATTAGGAGCACCATGTTTTTTCTTGGAAGGCCACA
This genomic interval from Brassica napus cultivar Da-Ae chromosome A6, Da-Ae, whole genome shotgun sequence contains the following:
- the LOC111197911 gene encoding WAT1-related protein At3g28100 isoform X5; this encodes MEKVRFKERSSVAKVMGTILSLVGALVVVLYHGPRVFIVLSAPNLNFHQLSPSLSSSNSNWIIGGCLLTIRDIFVSVSFILQAHIMSEYPAAFTVSFFYTLFVSIITSLTGLVVERNNPSVWIIRFDITLICILAMGIFTPVYYVIHSWTVRYKGPLYLAIFKPLSILIAVIMSAIFLGDSLYLGCLIGGLLITIGFYAVMWGKANEEKTRLLLLTEKENSPLLLNHNDDQINLEPKRNKLHTFECVNA